The Apium graveolens cultivar Ventura chromosome 6, ASM990537v1, whole genome shotgun sequence genome contains a region encoding:
- the LOC141666774 gene encoding putative magnesium transporter NIPA4 isoform X1, translating into MFKMAMEEAIHHSWRDSYRGMSSDNVKGLVLALSSSLFIGASFIVKKKGLKKAGATGVRAGVGGYSYLYEPLWWVGMITMIVGEIANFAAYAFAPAILVTPLGALSIIISAVLAHIMLKEKLHIFGILGCILCVVGSTTIVVHAPQERAIESVKEVWDLATEPGFLLYTSMVIAAVFVLIFRFVPQYGQTHIMCYIGVCSLVGSLSVMSVKAIGIALKLTLSGLNQLIYPQTWAFTTVVIFCVLTQMNYLNKALDTFNTAVVSPIYYVMFTSLTILASVIMFKDWDRQSPTQIVTEMCGFVTILSGTFLLHRTKDMTDGPAPLPVRLPKHTDEDDAFSHEGIPLRRQETASRST; encoded by the exons ATGTTCAAGATGGCCATGGAAGAGGCAATTCATCATAGCTGGAGAGATTCTTATAGAGGAATGTCATCTGATAATGTAAAGGGTTTAGTATTAGCATTGTCTTCTAGTCTTTTTATTGGTGCTAGTTTTATTGTCAAGAAAAAGGGCTTGAAAAAAGCTGGAGCTACAGGTGTTAGAGCAG GAGTCGGAGGATATTCATACTTGTATGAGCCACTATGGTGGGTGGGTATGATAACCA TGATTGTTGGAGAGATTGCAAATTTTGCAGCTTATGCATTTGCACCAGCTATTCTAGTCACTCCTCTTGGTGCTCTCAGCATTATTATCAG CGCTGTACTTGCACATATAATGTTGAAAGAGAAGCTGCACATTTTTGGGATTCTTGGTTGCATATTGTGTGTTGTGGGTTCAACAACCATTGTTGTACATGCTCCTCAAGAACGTGCCATCGAGTCTGTGAAGGAAGTGTGGGATCTTGCTACAGAGCCAG GTTTTCTCTTGTATACATCAATGGTGATAGCAGCGGTCTTTGTACTCATATTCCGCTTTGTGCCCCAGTATGGCCAGACACATATAATGTGCTATATTGGAGTTTGTTCGCTAGTTGGTTCTTTATCA GTCATGAGTGTCAAAGCAATTGGAATTGCATTGAAGTTAACATTATCGGGATTGAATCAGCTAATTTATCCCCAAACATGGGCCTTTACAACGGTGGTTATCTTTTGTGTGCTGACACAAATGAATTACTTAAACAAG GCCCTTGACACATTTAACACCGCTGTTGTTTCCCCGATATACTACGTTATGTTTACATCACTAACTATTTTGGCAAGCGTGATAATGTTCAAG GATTGGGATAGGCAGAGCCCAACCCAGATTGTCACAGAGATGTGTGGGTTTGTGACAATCCTCTCTGGAACATTTTTGCTTCACAGAACAAAGGACATGACTGATG GTCCAGCGCCTCTTCCGGTGCGTCTGCCGAAGCACACAGATGAAGATGATGCTTTTAGTCATGAAGGTATTCCTCTAAGACGACAAGAAACAGCATCAAGATCAACGTGA
- the LOC141666774 gene encoding putative magnesium transporter NIPA4 isoform X2, which translates to MFKMAMEEAIHHSWRDSYRGMSSDNVKGLVLALSSSLFIGASFIVKKKGLKKAGATGVRAVIVGEIANFAAYAFAPAILVTPLGALSIIISAVLAHIMLKEKLHIFGILGCILCVVGSTTIVVHAPQERAIESVKEVWDLATEPGFLLYTSMVIAAVFVLIFRFVPQYGQTHIMCYIGVCSLVGSLSVMSVKAIGIALKLTLSGLNQLIYPQTWAFTTVVIFCVLTQMNYLNKALDTFNTAVVSPIYYVMFTSLTILASVIMFKDWDRQSPTQIVTEMCGFVTILSGTFLLHRTKDMTDGPAPLPVRLPKHTDEDDAFSHEGIPLRRQETASRST; encoded by the exons ATGTTCAAGATGGCCATGGAAGAGGCAATTCATCATAGCTGGAGAGATTCTTATAGAGGAATGTCATCTGATAATGTAAAGGGTTTAGTATTAGCATTGTCTTCTAGTCTTTTTATTGGTGCTAGTTTTATTGTCAAGAAAAAGGGCTTGAAAAAAGCTGGAGCTACAGGTGTTAGAGCAG TGATTGTTGGAGAGATTGCAAATTTTGCAGCTTATGCATTTGCACCAGCTATTCTAGTCACTCCTCTTGGTGCTCTCAGCATTATTATCAG CGCTGTACTTGCACATATAATGTTGAAAGAGAAGCTGCACATTTTTGGGATTCTTGGTTGCATATTGTGTGTTGTGGGTTCAACAACCATTGTTGTACATGCTCCTCAAGAACGTGCCATCGAGTCTGTGAAGGAAGTGTGGGATCTTGCTACAGAGCCAG GTTTTCTCTTGTATACATCAATGGTGATAGCAGCGGTCTTTGTACTCATATTCCGCTTTGTGCCCCAGTATGGCCAGACACATATAATGTGCTATATTGGAGTTTGTTCGCTAGTTGGTTCTTTATCA GTCATGAGTGTCAAAGCAATTGGAATTGCATTGAAGTTAACATTATCGGGATTGAATCAGCTAATTTATCCCCAAACATGGGCCTTTACAACGGTGGTTATCTTTTGTGTGCTGACACAAATGAATTACTTAAACAAG GCCCTTGACACATTTAACACCGCTGTTGTTTCCCCGATATACTACGTTATGTTTACATCACTAACTATTTTGGCAAGCGTGATAATGTTCAAG GATTGGGATAGGCAGAGCCCAACCCAGATTGTCACAGAGATGTGTGGGTTTGTGACAATCCTCTCTGGAACATTTTTGCTTCACAGAACAAAGGACATGACTGATG GTCCAGCGCCTCTTCCGGTGCGTCTGCCGAAGCACACAGATGAAGATGATGCTTTTAGTCATGAAGGTATTCCTCTAAGACGACAAGAAACAGCATCAAGATCAACGTGA